Proteins from a single region of Lachnospiraceae bacterium:
- a CDS encoding ABC transporter substrate-binding protein produces MDQENKRRPSEQGQQRKAQNINHRPPVRYDENGNPIPPKKRPPVRYDENGNPIPPRKRPPVRYDENGNPIPPRKRPPVRYDENGNPIPPKKRPPVRYDENGNPIPRQHREGQRPPRATSGYDKYQENENQFFDREAYLKEREEERAMRREKQKKKKNIFGKTLIALQAVVTAVFMVLIFILDLLPAKYVAAIAVILLVLWGFTLLSQKLKAGQTVGKIYAILIILVLSVGTVYIWKANNVMADLTTGQLVKVSDVSVVVLADSPAQGLQDLDGKSFGVQGILDRTNTNTTLSDLQSKYSQDISTKEYDGFATQAQALYSGEVDAIIINEAYRPLIQETYPKFDQETRVLDSFTYQEEIIQKEPKPDVDVTEEAFTVFLSGNDSYGTVSLADGRTDVNILATVNPKTRQILLTTTPRDYYVELPFYEGCMDKLTHAGLYGVDCSMTTLENLYGIDIDYYVRVNFSGFQDIVDALGGVEVYSDYAFTASAGGYYFDAGYNYVDGASALAFVRERYSFSDGDVQRGRNQMAMIKAIIDKVMSPAILTNYMGLMDSVSGCFITDMPRDKISDLVKMQLGEGGSWNIVTNSVHGYGDMLPTYSGGSEALSVMKEDAEAVQQAKQLIERCENGEILSDPS; encoded by the coding sequence ATGGATCAGGAAAACAAAAGAAGGCCCTCTGAGCAAGGGCAGCAGAGAAAAGCGCAAAATATAAACCATCGTCCGCCGGTACGCTATGACGAGAACGGGAATCCAATCCCGCCGAAAAAGCGTCCGCCGGTACGCTACGACGAGAACGGCAATCCAATTCCTCCGCGCAAGCGTCCACCGGTACGCTACGACGAGAACGGCAATCCAATTCCGCCGCGCAAACGTCCACCGGTACGCTACGACGAGAACGGCAATCCAATTCCTCCGAAAAAGCGTCCGCCGGTACGCTACGATGAAAACGGGAATCCGATTCCTAGGCAGCACCGCGAGGGGCAGAGGCCTCCTCGTGCGACTAGTGGATATGATAAATATCAGGAGAACGAAAATCAGTTTTTTGATAGGGAAGCGTATTTGAAGGAACGGGAAGAGGAACGGGCTATGCGGCGTGAAAAACAGAAGAAGAAAAAAAATATTTTTGGAAAAACCCTGATTGCGCTGCAGGCAGTTGTAACGGCCGTATTTATGGTGCTGATCTTTATACTCGATTTGCTGCCAGCAAAATATGTAGCTGCTATTGCTGTTATTTTACTAGTGCTTTGGGGGTTCACTTTATTATCGCAGAAGCTAAAGGCAGGGCAAACAGTAGGAAAGATCTATGCTATACTGATCATTTTAGTGTTGTCAGTAGGAACAGTTTATATATGGAAGGCCAATAATGTCATGGCTGATCTGACAACGGGGCAGCTTGTAAAGGTAAGCGATGTATCAGTAGTGGTGCTGGCCGATAGTCCTGCTCAGGGTCTGCAAGATCTGGATGGGAAGAGTTTTGGCGTGCAGGGTATTCTAGATAGGACCAATACCAATACTACTTTGTCAGACTTGCAGAGTAAATATAGTCAGGATATCAGCACTAAGGAATATGATGGTTTTGCTACACAGGCACAGGCGTTATACAGCGGCGAGGTGGATGCGATTATTATCAATGAAGCATACCGTCCTTTGATTCAGGAAACCTATCCGAAGTTTGATCAGGAGACACGGGTTTTAGATTCTTTTACCTATCAGGAAGAAATTATCCAGAAGGAACCAAAACCAGATGTTGATGTTACAGAAGAGGCTTTTACCGTGTTTCTGTCAGGTAATGATTCCTATGGAACTGTGTCATTAGCCGATGGACGTACAGATGTTAATATTCTAGCCACGGTTAATCCCAAAACACGGCAGATTTTGCTGACGACTACGCCGCGTGACTATTATGTAGAACTTCCCTTTTATGAGGGATGTATGGATAAGCTGACACATGCAGGACTATATGGCGTGGATTGTTCGATGACGACGCTGGAAAATCTGTATGGCATCGATATTGATTATTATGTGCGTGTGAATTTTAGCGGATTTCAAGATATTGTAGATGCATTAGGCGGAGTAGAGGTATATTCGGATTACGCCTTTACTGCTTCGGCAGGCGGCTATTATTTTGATGCTGGGTATAACTACGTGGATGGCGCCAGCGCACTGGCATTTGTGCGAGAAAGATACTCTTTCTCCGACGGAGATGTGCAGCGTGGCCGCAATCAGATGGCGATGATCAAGGCAATTATTGATAAGGTTATGTCTCCTGCCATTTTAACCAATTACATGGGGCTTATGGACAGCGTTTCCGGATGCTTCATCACGGATATGCCGCGAGATAAAATCTCTGACTTGGTGAAGATGCAGTTGGGCGAGGGTGGTTCTTGGAATATCGTCACCAACAGTGTGCATGGGTATGGCGATATGCTGCCGACCTATTCTGGCGGAAGCGAAGCGCTTTCCGTCATGAAAGAGGATGCAGAGGCTGTGCAGCAGGCAAAGCAGCTGATCGAAAGATGCGAAAATGGTGAGATTTTATCGGATCCATCATAA
- a CDS encoding helix-turn-helix transcriptional regulator, which translates to MTLGEKLKSARKNIGFTQEQLAERLLVSRQAVTKWEADKGTPDIENLKRLSKCLDVSVDYLLDNEESLNLSVMKEEINLADYIYKRKIRGRWSKKSGKKDMVVIKKYPDAEIHYLMGEQMLTKSEKMTDHIIGFLTSAPFGIPKLLNSIKNANKEFYLVKQSSKQFLVIVSDEYIESRQLAETITNNKFTIGDFVFTDCGTLQ; encoded by the coding sequence ATGACATTAGGAGAAAAGTTAAAATCCGCAAGAAAGAATATAGGGTTTACGCAGGAGCAGTTGGCAGAAAGGCTTTTAGTATCGCGGCAGGCAGTTACCAAATGGGAAGCCGACAAAGGGACACCTGATATAGAAAATCTCAAACGGCTTTCAAAATGTCTTGATGTTAGTGTTGATTATCTTCTTGATAATGAGGAAAGTCTGAATCTGTCTGTGATGAAAGAAGAAATCAATCTTGCTGATTATATTTATAAACGAAAAATTAGAGGAAGATGGAGTAAAAAATCAGGAAAAAAAGATATGGTCGTAATAAAAAAATATCCAGATGCTGAAATTCATTATCTAATGGGAGAACAAATGCTGACCAAGAGTGAGAAAATGACAGATCACATAATAGGTTTTTTAACCAGTGCACCATTTGGAATACCAAAGCTTCTTAACAGTATTAAAAATGCTAATAAAGAATTTTATCTTGTCAAACAATCCAGCAAACAATTTCTTGTAATCGTAAGTGATGAGTATATTGAAAGCAGACAGCTTGCTGAAACCATTACAAATAACAAGTTTACGATTGGGGATTTTGTGTTTACTGATTGCGGCACTCTGCAATAA
- the glpK gene encoding glycerol kinase GlpK — MSLILSLDSGTTSVRALLFDEQGRTLGMCQEEIHQSYPHAGWVEEDPLEIWDKQLLVCRRLLEQLSLQASDITCLGITNQRETLIAWDKHTARPVYPAIVWQCRRTEEVCEQLKARGLFDWLHEKTGLIPDAYFSATKIQWLLQNVPGAREKAEAGDLLFGTIDTWLIYQATCGRVYATDYSNASRTMLLNIHTLDWDDEILDFFGISRVNLPAVQESGSDFGRMDASFLGAEIPICAVLGDQQSALFGQLCFEKSEAKCTYGTGAFILSNIGDSPLFSKNGLLTTVAWGLRGEVRYAFEGSIFMAGAVIQWLRDNLGLIEHASDSQQLAESVPSSEGVYFVSSFQGLGAPWWENGRRASLHGMTRKTTAAHIVRAALESVAYRVKDVVGAMEREMGLPCMSLRTDGGMSANDFLMQFQADLLQIPVIQTANPEVTALGTAFMAGLVSGVWKDQESLRTLVAESRRLYPVMPPEEAGKLYQGWLDVLK; from the coding sequence ATGTCACTCATTCTCTCTTTAGATTCCGGCACCACCAGCGTACGCGCCCTGCTGTTCGACGAGCAGGGCCGCACGCTCGGCATGTGTCAGGAAGAAATTCATCAATCCTATCCCCATGCCGGCTGGGTCGAAGAAGATCCTCTGGAAATCTGGGACAAGCAGCTGCTCGTCTGCCGCCGCCTCCTGGAGCAGCTGTCGCTGCAAGCCTCCGACATCACCTGCCTTGGCATTACCAATCAGCGCGAGACGCTCATTGCCTGGGATAAGCATACTGCAAGGCCTGTGTATCCTGCCATCGTCTGGCAGTGCCGCCGCACAGAAGAAGTCTGCGAGCAGCTTAAAGCGCGCGGTCTTTTTGATTGGCTGCATGAAAAGACGGGGCTCATCCCCGATGCTTATTTTTCGGCTACCAAAATTCAGTGGCTGCTGCAAAACGTCCCGGGCGCACGGGAGAAGGCTGAGGCCGGCGATCTGCTGTTTGGCACGATTGATACCTGGCTGATCTATCAGGCTACATGCGGCCGCGTATATGCAACCGACTATTCTAACGCCTCTCGCACGATGTTGCTGAATATCCATACGCTGGACTGGGACGATGAAATACTGGACTTTTTTGGCATATCGCGCGTCAATCTTCCTGCCGTGCAGGAGAGCGGCTCTGACTTTGGCCGGATGGATGCATCGTTTTTGGGCGCTGAAATCCCGATCTGCGCCGTGCTGGGCGATCAGCAAAGCGCTCTCTTTGGCCAGCTCTGCTTTGAAAAAAGCGAGGCTAAATGTACCTACGGTACGGGCGCCTTTATCCTTTCTAATATTGGCGATTCGCCGCTGTTTTCTAAAAACGGCCTGCTGACGACTGTGGCCTGGGGGCTGCGGGGTGAGGTGCGCTATGCATTTGAGGGCAGTATTTTTATGGCGGGCGCTGTTATCCAGTGGCTGCGCGATAATCTGGGGCTGATTGAGCATGCCAGTGATTCGCAGCAGCTGGCTGAGTCGGTGCCGAGCTCAGAGGGTGTGTATTTTGTGTCTTCCTTTCAGGGGCTTGGGGCGCCGTGGTGGGAAAATGGCCGCCGCGCCAGCCTGCATGGGATGACGCGCAAAACGACGGCGGCGCATATCGTCCGCGCGGCTCTGGAGAGCGTGGCCTACCGTGTAAAGGATGTGGTGGGCGCGATGGAGCGCGAAATGGGGCTTCCCTGCATGTCGCTCCGCACAGACGGCGGTATGAGCGCCAATGATTTCCTGATGCAGTTTCAGGCGGATCTGCTGCAGATTCCGGTGATTCAAACTGCTAATCCAGAGGTGACCGCGCTTGGCACTGCCTTTATGGCCGGCCTCGTCAGCGGCGTCTGGAAGGATCAGGAGTCGCTAAGAACGCTTGTTGCCGAAAGCCGGCGGCTTTATCCGGTTATGCCGCCCGAAGAAGCCGGTAAGCTTTATCAGGGCTGGCTGGACGTGTTGAAATAA
- the pap gene encoding polyphosphate:AMP phosphotransferase, producing the protein MLEKIDLSKKMDKKEFKTLMRELDAKLGRLQRLCKEKGIPVIITFEGLGAAGKGTMINRLIEPLDPRGFKVYTTQRETEEEHYHPFLWRFWNMMPGKGRISILDRSWYRILLNDRFDGKSTAKNLATAADEINSFEELLTDDHIVLIKFFLVISQKEQKKRLKKLEDSKETAWRVTKGDWQRCEQYDAYFRIAEEALQKTDRDNAPWTIVEAEDKEYAAAKIASTVVSRLEEAIAASDRRAAHLIKVSPEESAQIHTDNFRASALAGIDLSKTLTKEQYQKRLKELQKKLTKLHGELYLRRIPVILAFEGWDAGGKGGAIKRLTQALDPRGYSVHPVASPNDLEKSHHYLWRFWTAVPKAGHIAIFDRSWYGRVMVERLEGFCSEEEWRRAYKEMNHMEESWTNSGAVVLKFWMHIDKDEQERRFKERQENPDKQWKITEEDWRNRAKWDQYEVAVDEMLVRTSTTYAPWIIVEANSKYYARIKVLETVVNAIERRLEEE; encoded by the coding sequence GTGTTAGAAAAAATTGATCTTTCTAAGAAGATGGACAAAAAGGAATTTAAGACGCTGATGCGCGAGCTGGATGCCAAGCTGGGCCGCCTGCAGCGCCTCTGCAAGGAAAAGGGAATTCCTGTGATCATCACCTTTGAAGGCCTCGGCGCTGCCGGCAAGGGCACGATGATCAACCGTCTCATCGAACCGCTCGATCCGAGAGGCTTCAAGGTGTATACCACGCAGCGCGAGACGGAGGAGGAGCATTACCATCCGTTTTTATGGCGCTTCTGGAACATGATGCCCGGCAAGGGACGCATCTCGATTCTGGACCGCAGCTGGTACCGCATCCTGCTCAACGACCGCTTCGACGGCAAGAGCACTGCCAAAAATCTGGCCACCGCTGCCGATGAAATCAATTCCTTTGAAGAGCTGTTAACCGATGACCATATCGTACTCATCAAGTTCTTCCTCGTAATTTCGCAAAAGGAACAGAAAAAGCGCCTGAAAAAGCTAGAGGATTCTAAAGAAACTGCCTGGCGCGTGACGAAGGGCGACTGGCAGCGCTGTGAGCAGTATGACGCCTATTTCCGCATCGCTGAGGAAGCACTGCAAAAGACGGATCGTGACAACGCTCCCTGGACCATTGTGGAAGCGGAAGATAAGGAATATGCCGCGGCCAAGATTGCCTCCACCGTTGTCAGCCGTCTGGAAGAGGCCATTGCTGCTTCCGACCGCCGCGCTGCGCATCTGATTAAGGTGAGCCCCGAGGAGAGCGCCCAGATCCATACCGACAATTTCCGCGCCTCTGCGCTGGCTGGCATTGACCTTTCTAAAACACTGACCAAAGAACAATATCAGAAGAGGCTGAAGGAGCTGCAAAAGAAGCTGACCAAGCTCCACGGCGAGCTCTATCTGCGCCGCATCCCCGTGATTTTAGCCTTTGAGGGCTGGGACGCCGGCGGCAAGGGCGGCGCCATCAAACGACTTACCCAGGCGCTTGATCCCCGCGGCTACAGCGTGCACCCGGTGGCTTCTCCCAATGATTTAGAAAAATCTCACCATTATTTGTGGCGCTTTTGGACCGCCGTGCCCAAAGCCGGTCACATCGCCATCTTCGACCGCTCCTGGTACGGCCGCGTCATGGTAGAACGCCTCGAGGGCTTCTGCTCCGAGGAGGAATGGCGCCGTGCTTATAAAGAAATGAACCACATGGAGGAAAGCTGGACCAACAGCGGCGCCGTTGTACTCAAATTCTGGATGCACATCGACAAGGATGAACAGGAGCGCCGCTTCAAGGAGCGCCAGGAAAACCCCGATAAGCAGTGGAAAATCACCGAAGAAGACTGGCGCAACCGTGCAAAATGGGATCAGTATGAGGTGGCCGTAGACGAGATGCTCGTCCGCACCTCCACCACCTACGCGCCTTGGATCATCGTAGAAGCCAACAGCAAATATTACGCCCGCATCAAGGTGCTCGAAACCGTTGTAAACGCCATTGAACGCCGTTTAGAGGAAGAATAA